From Bacillus basilensis, a single genomic window includes:
- a CDS encoding GNAT family N-acetyltransferase, whose product MIQLHVYEEILNFKEEVTPFLEKNEQENNLILGVLRMVQQPIFMGVAKQEEEIVIVFLQTEEKKQIIVATSEMMGEDIVELAKKLAEVYPNVPGLIGNKKIVQRLAEEIAVLENKKTTVVMEQGIYELKQVKKKWDGDGVFREVSSDELTLIEQWIYQFCEDVKLPTTKEEAKQTAHTLITNRRLFGLEVDGKLVSVAAKTRPTTNNITVNFVYTPKEARKKGYASNCVAALSQCMLDEGYKTTTLYTDLANPTSNKIYQEIGYEKMIESVLIFLEK is encoded by the coding sequence ATGATTCAATTACATGTATATGAAGAGATTCTTAATTTTAAAGAAGAGGTTACACCATTTTTAGAAAAGAATGAACAGGAAAACAATCTCATATTAGGTGTATTACGAATGGTCCAACAACCGATATTTATGGGGGTAGCAAAACAAGAGGAAGAAATTGTAATTGTATTTCTTCAAACAGAAGAAAAGAAACAAATTATTGTTGCTACGTCTGAAATGATGGGAGAGGACATCGTGGAACTTGCAAAAAAATTAGCGGAAGTATATCCAAATGTTCCTGGATTAATCGGTAATAAGAAAATTGTACAGAGATTAGCGGAAGAGATTGCAGTGTTAGAAAATAAGAAAACTACGGTTGTGATGGAGCAAGGTATATATGAATTAAAACAAGTGAAGAAAAAGTGGGACGGAGATGGAGTCTTTCGAGAAGTAAGTAGTGATGAGCTAACATTAATAGAACAGTGGATATACCAATTTTGCGAAGATGTGAAGCTTCCTACTACGAAAGAAGAAGCGAAACAAACCGCTCATACATTAATTACTAACCGTCGTCTATTTGGTTTAGAAGTAGACGGGAAGCTTGTTTCTGTAGCTGCAAAAACGAGACCAACTACAAACAATATAACAGTTAATTTCGTATATACACCGAAAGAAGCAAGGAAAAAGGGATACGCATCTAATTGTGTAGCGGCACTTAGTCAGTGTATGTTAGACGAAGGTTACAAAACAACGACATTATATACGGACCTAGCAAATCCAACATCGAATAAAATTTATCAAGAGATTGGTTATGAGAAGATGATAGAGTCTGTACTTATATTTTTAGAGAAATAG
- a CDS encoding (S)-benzoin forming benzil reductase, with protein MRYVIVTGTSQGLGEAIAAQLLEENTSIISISRRENKELTKLAEQYNSNCFFHSLDLQDVHNLETNFNKIISSIQEDTVSSIHLINNAGTVAPMKPIEKAESEQFITNVHINLLAPMILTSTFMKHTKKWKVDKRVINISSGAGKNPYFGWGAYCTTKAGVNMFTQCVATEEVEKEYPVKIVAFAPGVVDTNMQAQIRETNKEDFINLDRFITLKEEGKLLSPEYVAKAIRNLLETENFPQGEVIRIDE; from the coding sequence ATGCGCTATGTTATCGTAACAGGAACTTCACAAGGTTTAGGTGAGGCAATCGCCGCGCAATTGTTAGAAGAAAACACGAGTATCATCTCTATTTCTAGAAGAGAAAATAAAGAACTTACGAAACTCGCAGAACAATATAATAGCAATTGTTTCTTCCACTCCTTAGATCTTCAAGATGTACATAATTTAGAAACGAACTTTAACAAAATCATTTCATCTATTCAAGAAGACACTGTATCCTCTATTCATTTAATTAATAATGCGGGTACAGTTGCTCCTATGAAGCCAATTGAAAAAGCAGAAAGTGAACAATTCATTACGAACGTCCACATTAATTTACTTGCACCTATGATTCTTACATCTACTTTCATGAAACATACGAAAAAATGGAAAGTAGATAAACGCGTTATTAACATTTCATCTGGTGCAGGAAAAAATCCTTATTTCGGATGGGGTGCTTATTGCACAACGAAAGCAGGTGTAAATATGTTTACACAGTGCGTAGCAACTGAAGAAGTGGAAAAAGAATATCCAGTAAAAATCGTCGCTTTTGCACCTGGTGTTGTTGATACAAATATGCAAGCGCAAATTCGTGAAACAAATAAAGAAGACTTCATAAATTTAGACCGCTTCATCACACTAAAAGAAGAAGGAAAACTACTGTCACCTGAATACGTTGCGAAAGCAATTCGTAACTTACTAGAAACTGAGAATTTCCCGCAGGGTGAAGTAATTCGAATTGATGAATAA
- the argH gene encoding argininosuccinate lyase: MKQRKEEFIKSEGADFPGKTYVDCVLQHVFDFQRNYLLKDMFQVHKAHIMMLTEESVMKIEEAKVILNALKKVEEIQKDQLLYTEQHEDLFFLVEHLISQEAKSDFVSNMHIGRSRNDMGVTMYRMSLRRYVLRLMEHHLLLQESMLQLADDHKETIMPAYTHTQPAQPTTFGHYTLAIYDTMQRDLERMKRTYKLLNQSPMGAAALSTTSFPIKRERVADLLGFTNVIENSYDAVAGADYLLEVSSLLMVMMTNTSRWIHDFLLLATKEYDGITVARPYVQISSIMPQKRNPVSIEHARAITSSALGEAFTVFQMVHNTPFGDIVDTEDDLQPYLYKGIEKTIRVFCIMNAVIRTMKVEEETLKDRSYKHAITITDFADVLTKNYDIPFRHAHHAASVIANMSLEQQKELHELHFKDVNIYLQEKFKIHLLEKEWEEIISPEAFIQKRKVYGGPSKKEMERMIKNRKESFRKEEEVFEKEKQRILQAENDLNMLALNIIES, from the coding sequence ATGAAACAAAGGAAAGAAGAGTTTATAAAGAGTGAAGGCGCTGATTTCCCTGGGAAAACATATGTAGATTGTGTATTACAACATGTATTTGACTTTCAGCGTAATTATTTACTGAAAGATATGTTTCAAGTGCATAAAGCACATATTATGATGCTGACGGAAGAAAGTGTAATGAAAATAGAAGAAGCTAAAGTTATATTAAACGCACTTAAAAAAGTAGAGGAAATACAAAAAGATCAATTGCTATATACAGAGCAGCATGAAGATCTCTTTTTTTTAGTGGAACATTTAATTTCTCAAGAAGCGAAAAGCGATTTTGTAAGTAATATGCATATTGGTAGAAGTAGAAATGATATGGGTGTAACGATGTATCGCATGAGTTTAAGGCGATATGTGCTACGATTAATGGAACATCATTTGTTATTGCAAGAAAGTATGCTGCAACTTGCCGATGATCATAAGGAAACGATTATGCCAGCTTATACACATACACAACCAGCGCAGCCAACAACATTTGGTCATTATACGTTAGCGATTTATGATACGATGCAGAGAGACTTAGAAAGAATGAAACGAACGTACAAACTTTTAAATCAATCGCCAATGGGAGCCGCTGCTCTTTCTACAACAAGTTTCCCAATTAAACGAGAGCGAGTTGCCGATTTACTTGGATTCACAAATGTAATTGAGAACTCATATGATGCTGTCGCTGGAGCGGATTATTTATTAGAGGTTAGCTCGTTACTTATGGTAATGATGACGAATACGAGTAGATGGATTCATGACTTCTTACTATTAGCGACGAAAGAATATGATGGTATTACTGTTGCAAGGCCATATGTACAAATTAGTAGTATTATGCCGCAAAAGCGAAATCCAGTTTCAATTGAACACGCCCGTGCAATTACGAGTAGTGCTTTAGGGGAAGCATTTACAGTATTTCAAATGGTTCATAATACACCATTTGGTGATATTGTCGATACAGAAGATGACTTGCAGCCGTATTTATATAAAGGAATTGAAAAGACTATTCGTGTTTTTTGTATTATGAATGCAGTCATTCGAACGATGAAAGTAGAAGAAGAAACGTTGAAAGATCGTTCCTATAAACATGCAATTACGATAACTGATTTCGCAGATGTTTTAACAAAAAACTATGATATTCCATTTCGGCATGCTCATCATGCAGCAAGTGTTATTGCAAATATGTCATTGGAGCAACAAAAGGAGCTTCATGAATTACATTTCAAAGATGTAAATATTTACTTACAAGAAAAATTTAAAATACATTTATTAGAAAAAGAGTGGGAAGAAATTATATCGCCAGAAGCATTTATTCAAAAAAGAAAGGTATACGGTGGACCGAGTAAAAAAGAAATGGAGCGCATGATTAAAAATCGAAAAGAGTCATTTCGAAAAGAAGAAGAGGTATTTGAAAAGGAAAAACAGAGAATTTTACAAGCGGAAAATGATTTGAATATGTTAGCTTTGAATATTATCGAATCGTAA
- a CDS encoding DUF11 domain-containing protein → MPFLNRFTTTVTGAVTFTGNTLGLSPTSPAPGNIFGTLAVFTTVNTALQVPGFPAGTTDDWRLNSSSAILNLPAGSSILYAELVWAGTFRTDTEDVLPFLNDNITFTTPAGTFSVTPDPATAQQGSVGNQFYYARSANVTNLVSVGGAGTYTTGAVPATRTSADPTISRSAGWTLEVVYQNASLPLRNLSVYAGQEIIDASSPPVDATISGFATPATGAVTGRVLVTAQEGDSNISGDQLRFGPNANTTVALFGPRNPANNFFQSQICNDSGNLDTSGTFGDLNQPLGVALAVRRQGWDITNVDASSSLVNNQTSATVRFVTNGDGYAAAGFGVQIDATGPIINPVKSVNRTVAGVGDTLTYTITIPNTGTGSAENVVLRDSIPSGTTFVTGSVTVGGVTQPNANPANGINLGTIPNNTQRVVTFQVRITSFPNPNPISNRAMVSYQFRPFIGSPLITSMSTSNTVQTTVNQATISMQKSVDLQTATLNDVLTYTVNVTNNGNVTANNVIFVDSIPAGTTFVANSVTVNGVARPGANPASSINLGSINASQTTVVRFQVRVTSNPLVNPIPNRASATFTFTPVPGQQPVSGQATSNTVVTTINIADIRTRKTVDRAFATVNDVLTYTVTIENTGNVLATNVIFQDPIPIGTTFIPNSVTVDGVSQPGANPATGFTVANISPGGSRRVTFQVRVTSTPSGGTIANRGNVTANFVVIPNQPPITINRQTNTVVTQVNTGGLNVIKEVNTTQAAVGDTLTYTIAVQNTGNVPLTNVFFQDAISSAVSFVANSVTINGVPQSGLNPNTGFSLPNIPAAQTVVVTFDVIIVQDPENEDILNQANVTASFQVNPSEPPVTINVPSNIVNTTVQSGNFEVVKSVNTDVATVGDVLVYTIEIINAGSVPATNVFFQDSIPQGTLFIENSVFVNGVLQEGADPELGFPLNDLPTGASVIVTFEVLIDEIPLGNNVVNSANVTGDFLVNPTEPPITVTEPSNTVMTVVNSSGLNVIKSVSATEAGVGDTLTYTVRIQNSGTVAATNVSFLDPIPSGTTFVANSVIINGTPQPGLNPTTGFPLANIPVGGMVTVTFQVLITSVPPNRVLPNNANVTADFQVSPLQPPITIVTISNIVVTRVNVGSLNVMKSVNTLQAGVGDTLTYTILIQNTGTVPATNIIFQDPIPSGTAFVANSVTINGVVQQGADPMAGFPLPNIPVGQTATVTFQVTVTSIPSGGNIRNQSNITASFLINPANPPITTVTNSNFVVTQVNTAQLNIQKSSSVQQAALGETYTYSVVIRNNGTVTATNVSFIDPIAPETTFVANSVTINGTSQPGFDPNVGFPLPNIAAGTSLTVTFQVTVIAPSTRGAVLNTASATATFLLNPLQPPVTTTNSSNTTVVTIPLPPPGEVTATKTVDVATGAVGDVLTYTVLISNVGIIPVTDVFFQDVIPEGTTFVEDSVTIGGVQQLGLNPEIGFTVTPLLINGGSIEVTFQVTITEIPDNEVILNDADVTFTSQPNPQEPPITETILTNLVVTTINIAFVFPLKLVDKEVATVGEILTYDVLIFNFGTVPATNVQFIDTTSAGVAFVPGSVSINGVPAPGLDPFIGFTVPDIPVDDFVLVTYQEVVTSIPEGGTIVNFVDVTATFAVSETEPPITETTTSNTTLTEINESGLNVLKSVSQPVVAVGDTITYTTVVQNTGTVVATNIQYSDVLPSSIAFMPNSVTIEGVLQPGFNPNNGFPLPDINPGESVEVTFQVTVVSVPSNGTIVNTANVTGSFVLVPGEPPVIVNQPSNTTLTTVNRGQFNVIKQVNRAATLVGDVLTYTVQITNTGTVTANDVQFIDTISAGASFVPNSVTINGALQPNLNPITGFGVGDIPVGETVVVTFQATVTNIPASGTITNVANITGSFTLVPGEPPVVVTEPSNTTITRINRGRFSVIKSVNKEATRLGDTLTYSVQVTNTGTVTATNVQFIDVPSPSLEFVPGSVQINGIPQVGLDPFVGFSLPDLAVGDSVLITFAVNVIAVPPSSSIMNTARVTGDFELIPGEPPFTITNSSNTTVTPVNRGSLDMQKEVDHSIVGVGETVTYTVRILNTGTADAMNVQFIDVLSPEAVFVPNSVTVNGVARPGVNPQVGFTIVDIPVGETAIVTYEATITSFPDGGTVVNVAGALAEYILVPGEPPVTVMDTSNTVIVTVNTAILFVAKGANFEVAMVGDVVTYGIAVINDSTVPVTNIVLTDIVDPNTLFINGTVTVNDVPLPFVNPNTGIPLGDFQPNDAAIINFQVVIIGGQINNLVTNTAIANGLAIVNPNEPPVVVEGDSNTVVIPFIPQNVSTTVVKTADHQTATIGDVITFTTVITNTGDTVMQNIRFQDMLDSSVRFVLGSVTVDNIPVPNVSPVSGFLVGNLNPGEARTVSFQVVVQSAPNGSGNYINQASIRFEHQVGTVLPPVTQIVESNMVVIPFIPTIEQICETNFNCLDKIPFQCSPCIQLHGHKK, encoded by the coding sequence GTGCCTTTTTTGAATCGCTTTACGACAACAGTAACTGGTGCCGTCACGTTCACTGGGAACACGTTAGGACTTAGTCCCACATCGCCTGCACCAGGTAATATTTTTGGTACACTTGCTGTTTTTACAACGGTAAATACAGCGCTGCAAGTACCAGGGTTCCCAGCAGGTACAACGGATGACTGGCGATTGAATTCTTCAAGTGCAATTTTAAATCTTCCTGCAGGGAGTAGTATTTTGTATGCAGAGTTAGTTTGGGCAGGAACTTTCCGGACTGATACAGAAGATGTATTACCATTTTTAAATGATAATATTACATTTACAACACCAGCAGGAACGTTTTCTGTTACGCCAGACCCTGCTACCGCGCAGCAAGGTTCAGTAGGAAACCAGTTTTATTATGCTCGCTCTGCTAATGTAACGAATCTTGTTAGTGTAGGTGGGGCAGGAACTTATACGACAGGGGCCGTACCGGCTACAAGAACTTCAGCTGATCCAACAATTAGTCGTTCAGCTGGCTGGACGCTTGAGGTTGTGTATCAAAATGCAAGTTTACCACTTCGAAATTTGTCAGTATATGCAGGTCAAGAAATTATCGATGCTTCATCACCACCAGTTGATGCTACTATTTCTGGATTTGCTACTCCGGCAACAGGAGCTGTAACAGGAAGGGTACTTGTAACTGCCCAAGAAGGTGATTCTAACATTTCTGGAGATCAACTTCGCTTTGGGCCGAATGCGAATACTACAGTTGCGTTATTCGGACCGAGAAATCCCGCGAATAATTTCTTTCAGTCACAAATTTGTAATGACAGTGGAAATTTAGATACGAGCGGTACATTTGGAGATTTAAATCAGCCGTTAGGGGTAGCTTTGGCCGTCCGAAGACAAGGGTGGGATATTACGAATGTAGATGCCTCCTCATCTTTAGTAAACAATCAAACGTCAGCAACTGTTCGCTTCGTTACAAATGGAGATGGATACGCTGCAGCTGGTTTTGGTGTTCAAATTGATGCGACAGGTCCAATTATTAATCCAGTTAAATCGGTTAATAGAACAGTCGCAGGGGTAGGGGATACTCTTACCTATACGATTACGATTCCAAATACAGGAACAGGAAGCGCAGAAAACGTTGTATTACGTGATAGTATTCCGAGCGGAACGACGTTTGTTACAGGTAGTGTAACGGTAGGGGGAGTAACGCAGCCGAATGCAAACCCTGCTAATGGAATTAATTTAGGTACAATCCCAAATAACACGCAAAGAGTTGTTACATTTCAAGTTCGAATAACATCATTCCCGAATCCAAATCCTATTTCAAATCGTGCAATGGTGTCATATCAATTCCGTCCTTTCATCGGTAGTCCACTTATTACTAGTATGTCTACTTCAAATACAGTACAAACGACAGTGAACCAAGCAACTATAAGTATGCAAAAATCTGTAGATTTACAGACGGCAACGCTTAATGATGTATTAACGTACACGGTTAATGTGACGAATAATGGAAACGTTACTGCAAACAATGTTATTTTTGTTGATAGTATTCCTGCAGGAACAACATTTGTCGCAAACAGCGTTACGGTAAATGGAGTAGCACGTCCAGGAGCAAATCCAGCAAGTAGTATTAATCTAGGAAGTATTAATGCTTCGCAAACGACCGTAGTGCGCTTTCAAGTTCGAGTAACATCGAACCCTCTTGTCAATCCAATTCCGAATCGTGCAAGTGCAACATTTACCTTTACCCCAGTGCCTGGCCAACAACCAGTTTCAGGGCAAGCGACAAGTAATACTGTAGTTACGACAATTAATATAGCTGATATAAGAACGAGAAAAACAGTGGATAGAGCTTTTGCGACAGTGAATGACGTTCTCACGTACACTGTTACAATTGAAAATACAGGAAATGTACTTGCAACGAACGTTATTTTTCAAGATCCAATCCCAATTGGAACGACTTTCATCCCAAATAGTGTAACTGTTGATGGAGTTTCGCAACCTGGGGCCAATCCAGCGACTGGGTTTACGGTAGCTAATATATCTCCTGGCGGAAGTAGGAGGGTTACTTTTCAAGTCCGAGTGACATCGACGCCATCGGGAGGTACGATTGCGAATCGCGGAAATGTAACTGCTAATTTCGTCGTTATTCCGAATCAGCCACCGATAACGATTAATAGACAAACGAATACAGTTGTGACACAAGTTAATACAGGCGGTTTAAATGTAATAAAAGAAGTGAATACAACACAAGCGGCAGTAGGGGACACTTTAACATACACAATTGCCGTTCAAAATACAGGGAATGTTCCGTTAACAAATGTGTTTTTCCAAGATGCTATTTCTTCAGCTGTTTCTTTCGTTGCAAATTCTGTAACAATTAATGGAGTACCGCAAAGTGGATTGAATCCGAATACAGGATTTTCTCTTCCGAATATTCCTGCGGCTCAAACCGTTGTAGTCACATTTGACGTAATAATTGTACAGGATCCAGAAAATGAAGATATTTTAAATCAAGCAAATGTAACAGCAAGTTTTCAAGTGAATCCGAGTGAACCACCAGTAACAATTAATGTTCCGAGTAACATTGTGAATACAACTGTACAATCAGGGAATTTTGAAGTTGTGAAATCAGTAAATACAGATGTTGCGACGGTAGGGGATGTTTTAGTATATACAATCGAAATCATAAACGCGGGTAGTGTACCAGCAACAAATGTATTTTTCCAAGATTCAATTCCACAAGGTACATTATTTATTGAAAACAGTGTCTTTGTGAATGGGGTCTTACAAGAAGGGGCAGATCCAGAACTTGGATTCCCGCTAAATGATTTGCCTACTGGTGCGAGTGTAATTGTTACATTTGAAGTATTGATTGATGAAATTCCGCTTGGAAACAACGTTGTAAACAGTGCGAATGTTACAGGAGATTTCCTAGTAAATCCAACAGAGCCACCAATTACTGTAACAGAACCAAGTAATACTGTTATGACAGTTGTGAATTCTTCAGGTTTAAATGTAATAAAAAGTGTAAGCGCTACTGAAGCGGGTGTAGGAGACACGTTAACGTATACAGTTCGTATACAAAATAGTGGAACGGTAGCAGCTACAAATGTATCATTCCTTGATCCAATTCCATCTGGAACAACGTTTGTAGCAAATAGTGTAATAATAAATGGAACGCCTCAACCAGGTTTAAACCCAACAACTGGATTTCCACTTGCTAATATTCCAGTAGGAGGGATGGTAACAGTTACTTTTCAAGTGTTGATTACGAGTGTACCACCAAATAGAGTTCTTCCGAATAATGCGAATGTAACTGCTGATTTCCAAGTAAGTCCTCTCCAGCCACCAATTACAATTGTAACGATTAGTAATATTGTTGTGACGCGAGTGAATGTAGGATCACTGAATGTAATGAAGAGTGTAAATACACTGCAAGCAGGTGTAGGAGATACGTTAACGTATACGATTCTTATTCAAAATACAGGAACTGTTCCTGCAACGAATATTATTTTCCAAGATCCAATTCCGTCTGGTACTGCGTTTGTAGCAAATAGTGTGACGATAAACGGAGTCGTTCAGCAAGGCGCGGATCCTATGGCAGGATTCCCGTTACCAAATATTCCGGTCGGGCAAACGGCCACGGTTACGTTTCAAGTTACAGTGACGAGTATTCCGAGCGGTGGAAATATAAGAAACCAATCGAACATTACTGCAAGTTTTCTTATAAATCCAGCAAATCCTCCAATAACGACTGTTACAAACAGTAATTTTGTAGTGACGCAAGTAAACACAGCACAGTTAAATATACAAAAATCTTCATCTGTACAACAAGCAGCACTTGGAGAAACTTACACGTATTCTGTTGTTATTCGAAATAATGGAACAGTAACAGCAACAAATGTCTCTTTCATTGATCCAATTGCCCCAGAAACAACATTTGTAGCAAATAGTGTAACGATAAATGGAACGTCACAACCTGGATTTGACCCGAATGTCGGTTTCCCGCTTCCTAATATTGCAGCTGGAACATCCTTGACAGTAACGTTCCAAGTTACGGTAATTGCACCGTCTACACGCGGAGCAGTATTAAATACAGCATCTGCTACAGCCACTTTCTTATTAAATCCTTTACAACCACCTGTAACAACAACGAACTCAAGTAATACAACGGTAGTTACAATACCGTTACCTCCTCCCGGTGAAGTAACCGCAACAAAAACAGTTGACGTTGCAACCGGAGCGGTTGGGGATGTATTAACGTATACCGTGCTCATTTCAAACGTAGGAATTATACCAGTTACAGATGTGTTCTTCCAAGATGTCATACCAGAAGGAACGACATTTGTAGAAGATAGTGTAACAATAGGTGGGGTGCAGCAACTTGGTTTAAATCCAGAAATAGGATTTACAGTTACGCCATTATTAATTAATGGTGGAAGTATTGAGGTAACGTTCCAAGTGACGATTACAGAAATTCCAGATAATGAAGTCATCTTAAATGATGCAGACGTTACATTTACTTCACAACCAAATCCGCAAGAACCACCGATTACGGAAACGATATTAACAAATTTAGTCGTTACGACGATTAATATAGCGTTTGTTTTTCCATTGAAACTAGTAGATAAAGAAGTAGCGACTGTAGGAGAAATATTAACGTATGATGTATTGATCTTTAATTTCGGAACAGTGCCAGCGACGAATGTTCAATTTATTGATACGACTTCCGCGGGAGTAGCATTTGTACCAGGAAGTGTGAGTATAAACGGGGTACCGGCACCAGGATTAGATCCTTTCATTGGTTTTACAGTTCCAGATATACCTGTAGATGATTTTGTACTTGTCACATATCAGGAAGTGGTTACAAGCATACCAGAAGGTGGAACGATTGTTAACTTTGTAGACGTTACAGCAACATTTGCTGTAAGTGAAACAGAGCCGCCTATTACGGAGACGACGACAAGTAACACGACATTAACAGAAATAAATGAATCTGGTTTGAATGTATTAAAATCAGTAAGTCAGCCGGTTGTTGCAGTAGGCGATACAATCACATATACAACAGTAGTTCAAAATACAGGGACAGTGGTAGCGACGAATATTCAATATAGTGATGTATTACCGTCCTCTATAGCATTCATGCCGAACAGTGTAACGATAGAAGGTGTGTTACAACCTGGATTCAATCCTAATAATGGATTCCCGCTTCCAGATATAAATCCAGGTGAAAGTGTAGAAGTAACATTCCAAGTAACAGTGGTTAGTGTTCCATCAAATGGAACAATTGTTAATACAGCAAATGTAACTGGAAGCTTTGTATTAGTACCAGGAGAACCACCAGTGATAGTAAATCAACCGAGCAATACAACACTTACAACTGTAAATAGAGGACAATTTAATGTTATAAAACAGGTAAATAGGGCTGCTACCCTAGTTGGGGATGTATTAACGTATACGGTTCAAATAACGAATACAGGAACAGTAACAGCTAATGATGTTCAGTTTATTGATACTATTTCAGCAGGAGCGTCATTTGTACCAAATAGTGTAACGATAAATGGAGCCCTGCAACCAAACTTAAATCCGATTACTGGCTTTGGAGTTGGAGATATACCAGTTGGTGAAACGGTTGTAGTGACGTTTCAAGCGACAGTTACAAACATCCCGGCATCAGGAACAATTACGAACGTTGCAAATATAACAGGAAGCTTTACTTTAGTACCAGGAGAGCCACCGGTTGTAGTAACAGAGCCGAGTAATACGACAATAACAAGGATAAATAGAGGACGATTCAGCGTTATAAAATCTGTAAATAAAGAAGCAACACGTTTAGGAGATACGTTAACGTATAGTGTGCAAGTTACAAATACAGGAACGGTAACAGCGACAAATGTTCAGTTTATTGATGTTCCATCACCTAGTTTAGAATTCGTTCCCGGAAGTGTACAAATAAATGGGATTCCACAAGTGGGTTTAGATCCATTTGTAGGCTTTTCATTACCTGATCTTGCAGTAGGGGATAGTGTATTAATTACCTTTGCAGTAAATGTAATCGCAGTTCCGCCTTCTAGTAGCATTATGAATACAGCGAGAGTAACGGGTGATTTCGAATTAATTCCAGGAGAACCTCCGTTTACAATTACGAATTCAAGTAATACGACAGTCACACCAGTAAATAGAGGCAGTTTAGATATGCAAAAAGAAGTAGATCATTCAATTGTTGGAGTAGGAGAAACGGTAACGTATACGGTTCGAATATTAAATACTGGTACTGCTGATGCGATGAATGTTCAATTTATCGATGTCCTATCTCCGGAAGCTGTTTTTGTACCAAATAGTGTAACTGTAAATGGAGTAGCTCGTCCGGGAGTAAATCCGCAGGTTGGATTTACGATTGTAGACATTCCAGTCGGTGAGACGGCGATTGTAACATATGAAGCTACGATTACGAGCTTTCCAGATGGTGGTACAGTAGTGAACGTTGCTGGGGCGTTAGCAGAATATATTTTAGTACCAGGGGAACCGCCAGTTACAGTGATGGATACGAGCAATACAGTTATTGTAACGGTAAATACTGCAATCTTATTTGTTGCAAAAGGAGCAAACTTTGAAGTGGCAATGGTAGGGGATGTTGTCACTTACGGAATTGCCGTTATAAATGATAGTACAGTTCCTGTGACCAACATCGTGTTAACAGATATCGTTGATCCGAATACGTTATTTATAAATGGTACGGTAACGGTAAACGATGTACCTCTTCCATTTGTAAATCCGAATACCGGTATTCCGTTAGGTGATTTTCAGCCAAATGATGCGGCAATTATTAATTTCCAAGTTGTAATAATAGGAGGGCAAATAAATAACTTAGTCACAAATACTGCTATAGCAAATGGGCTCGCAATTGTAAATCCGAATGAGCCGCCAGTAGTAGTTGAAGGTGATAGCAATACAGTTGTTATTCCGTTTATTCCTCAAAATGTCTCAACGACAGTTGTAAAAACGGCAGATCATCAAACAGCAACGATTGGAGATGTCATTACGTTTACGACAGTTATTACAAATACGGGTGATACTGTAATGCAAAATATCC